The following are encoded together in the Blattabacterium cuenoti BPAA genome:
- the ybeY gene encoding rRNA maturation RNase YbeY produces MIKLFYEISDFPIIKTGSFFIKEICILLNNEGRYIGNINYIFCNDDYLFDLNQKYLKKNFYTDVLAFNYSINECISGDVFISVDRIYDNSKRWNQFFMFELKRVMIHAVLHLLGYDDQNHTDKRIMKKKEEFYLNLFQF; encoded by the coding sequence ATGATTAAATTATTTTATGAAATTTCTGATTTTCCTATTATTAAAACAGGATCTTTTTTTATTAAAGAAATCTGTATATTATTAAATAATGAAGGAAGATATATTGGAAATATAAACTATATTTTTTGTAATGATGATTATCTTTTCGATTTGAATCAAAAGTATTTGAAAAAAAATTTTTATACAGATGTACTTGCATTTAATTATTCTATCAATGAATGCATTTCTGGAGACGTATTTATTAGTGTAGATCGGATTTATGATAATTCTAAACGATGGAATCAATTTTTCATGTTTGAATTGAAACGTGTTATGATCCATGCTGTGTTACATCTTTTAGGATATGATGACCAGAATCATACAGATAAAAGAATAATGAAAAAAAAAGAAGAGTTTTATTTAAATTTATTTCAATTTTAA
- a CDS encoding CDP-alcohol phosphatidyltransferase family protein codes for MQSKNFNDSAIYTLFSIIFDFLDGFCSRLIKIENLFGKELDSLADMISFGMVPSITVFFLLENKTPIPFIEYLSFLISIFSACRLAKFNITPYKNHIIGLTTPVNTLFFSSLSLIITNDIVSLINKKKIIYLIVMLFMIFLSCYLLVSQITMFSFHFKNFSWKKNKIRYIFLLISTFLLLTLQIIALPCIIIFYIITSIYFHRLKKIHIKT; via the coding sequence TTGCAATCAAAAAATTTTAATGATTCTGCTATTTATACTTTATTTTCAATAATTTTTGATTTTTTGGATGGTTTTTGTTCTAGATTGATAAAAATAGAAAATCTTTTTGGAAAAGAATTAGATTCTCTAGCAGATATGATTTCTTTTGGAATGGTTCCATCTATAACAGTTTTTTTTTTATTGGAAAACAAAACACCGATTCCATTTATTGAATATTTATCTTTTTTGATTTCCATATTTTCTGCATGTCGTTTAGCTAAATTCAATATTACCCCTTATAAAAATCACATTATAGGACTAACAACACCCGTAAATACCTTATTTTTTTCTTCTCTCTCTCTTATAATTACAAATGATATTGTTTCTTTGATCAACAAAAAAAAAATCATATATCTTATTGTTATGCTTTTTATGATATTCTTATCCTGTTATCTTTTAGTATCTCAGATAACAATGTTTTCTTTTCATTTTAAAAATTTCTCTTGGAAAAAGAATAAAATACGTTATATTTTTTTATTGATTAGTACATTTCTTTTATTAACTTTACAAATAATCGCTTTGCCATGTATTATTATTTTTTATATCATAACCTCAATCTATTTTCATAGATTGAAAAAAATTCATATAAAAACATGA
- a CDS encoding 3'-5' exonuclease — MKLKLHRPICFFDIEATGINIGKDRIIEISILKIFPHGSQEEKTWLIYPEIPIPPQSTAIHGIKDEDVAGKLKFKDVASSIFKMIENTDLAGYNSNRFDIPILAEEMLRAGMSFDIKKHQTIDVQVIFHKMEPRTLSAAYKYYCSKDLMKAHSSKADTLATYEILLAQLEKYKNLKKDVKSLNQFSHQKNIADLAGFVKIDEQGDEIFNFGKYKGEKVLEIFERFPNYYGWIQNSDFPLYTKKILTEIKLKKFNK, encoded by the coding sequence ATGAAATTAAAACTTCATCGTCCTATTTGTTTTTTTGATATAGAAGCAACAGGAATCAATATAGGAAAAGACAGAATTATAGAAATATCTATATTAAAAATATTTCCCCATGGAAGTCAAGAAGAGAAAACTTGGTTAATTTATCCTGAAATTCCTATTCCTCCACAATCAACAGCTATTCATGGTATTAAAGATGAAGATGTGGCAGGAAAACTGAAATTTAAAGATGTAGCTTCTTCCATTTTTAAAATGATTGAAAATACAGATTTAGCAGGATATAATTCTAATAGATTTGATATCCCAATTTTAGCAGAAGAGATGCTTCGCGCAGGAATGTCTTTTGATATTAAAAAACATCAAACTATAGATGTTCAAGTTATATTTCATAAAATGGAACCCAGAACCCTTTCTGCTGCTTATAAATACTATTGTAGTAAAGATCTTATGAAAGCTCATAGTTCTAAAGCTGATACATTGGCCACATACGAAATATTGTTAGCACAATTAGAAAAATATAAAAACTTAAAAAAAGATGTAAAAAGTCTAAATCAATTTTCTCATCAAAAAAATATAGCAGATCTTGCTGGATTTGTAAAAATAGATGAACAAGGAGATGAAATATTCAATTTTGGAAAATATAAAGGAGAGAAAGTTTTAGAAATCTTTGAAAGATTTCCAAATTATTATGGATGGATACAAAATTCAGATTTTCCATTATATACAAAAAAAATATTAACAGAAATCAAATTAAAAAAATTTAATAAATAA
- the htpG gene encoding molecular chaperone HtpG, which translates to MNKISVTSDNIFPIIKKFLYSNQEIFLRELVSNAIDAIVKLKTLIKLENLYDIIDDFKVKIIIDKINKTLHILDNGIGMTQEEVNKYINQIAFSGAEEFIKKYKNISTTDSSNIIGHFGLGFYSSFMVAKKVMILTQSYKKNASSIFWSCEGDPNFIMKEIEKRDRGTEIILYLNDEESKEFLEYDRILKLLQKYCKFMPITISLSSKSKEEKEIVINNINPAWKKNPLQLDDKNYLDFYHELYPNQLEEPLFWIHLNIDHPFHLTGILYFPRIGKRIDIQKDKIHLYQNQIYITDNLEGIVPDFLSLLRGVIDSKDIPLNVSRSHLQFDTSVKNISKYITRKVADKLDFMFRKNREDFQKKWNNFKIIVEYGMVSTQNFFDKVIKFFLFSTLDKNYFTLEEFREKIKETQKNKEGKIVFLYSSDPDKQYGSIKEVIDRCYEVLIFDSPLSVHLIQKLELSYQDLCFVRVDSDHIDKLINFEKKEKPHSELSEQEKQNLKNSIQHYIMEKYKFSIQLEDLSKKDSPFLIIIPEYLRRIKEMNFTMGKDIVEKDQYYQLIVNTNHIFMKKILKETSEEERKKMIQEALNLTLLSKDLLHGKNLMDFISKKLKDLTQE; encoded by the coding sequence ATGAATAAAATTAGTGTTACTTCAGATAATATTTTTCCTATTATTAAAAAATTTCTTTATTCAAATCAAGAAATTTTCTTACGTGAATTAGTTTCTAATGCAATAGATGCTATTGTAAAATTAAAAACTTTAATAAAATTAGAAAATTTGTATGATATTATTGATGATTTTAAAGTTAAAATTATCATAGATAAAATAAATAAGACTCTTCATATTCTAGATAATGGAATCGGAATGACTCAAGAGGAAGTGAATAAATATATTAATCAAATCGCTTTTTCTGGAGCTGAAGAGTTTATTAAAAAATATAAAAATATATCTACAACGGATTCCTCTAATATTATTGGACATTTTGGATTAGGTTTTTATTCTTCTTTTATGGTGGCAAAGAAAGTTATGATATTAACTCAATCTTATAAAAAAAACGCCTCTTCTATATTTTGGTCTTGCGAAGGAGATCCAAATTTCATCATGAAAGAGATTGAAAAAAGAGATAGAGGAACAGAAATTATTCTGTATTTGAATGATGAAGAGAGTAAAGAATTTTTAGAATATGATCGTATTTTAAAGTTATTACAGAAATACTGTAAATTTATGCCTATAACAATTTCTTTATCCTCGAAATCAAAAGAGGAAAAAGAAATTGTTATCAATAATATTAATCCTGCTTGGAAAAAAAATCCACTTCAGTTGGACGATAAAAATTATTTAGATTTTTATCATGAATTATATCCAAATCAATTAGAAGAACCTTTATTTTGGATTCATTTAAATATAGATCATCCTTTTCATTTAACAGGAATTTTATATTTTCCTAGAATAGGAAAAAGAATAGACATACAAAAAGATAAAATCCATTTGTATCAAAATCAGATTTATATTACGGATAACTTAGAGGGAATTGTTCCAGATTTTCTTAGTTTATTAAGAGGCGTTATAGATTCTAAAGATATACCTCTTAACGTGTCACGTTCTCATTTACAATTTGATACATCTGTTAAAAATATATCTAAATATATAACAAGAAAAGTAGCTGATAAGCTAGATTTTATGTTTAGAAAAAACAGAGAAGATTTTCAAAAAAAATGGAATAATTTCAAAATTATAGTAGAATATGGAATGGTTAGCACACAAAATTTCTTTGATAAAGTTATCAAATTTTTTCTTTTTTCTACTCTAGACAAGAATTATTTTACATTGGAAGAATTTAGGGAAAAAATAAAAGAAACTCAAAAAAATAAAGAAGGAAAAATTGTTTTCCTTTATTCTTCAGACCCAGATAAACAATATGGTTCTATCAAAGAAGTTATAGATAGATGCTACGAAGTTTTGATTTTTGATAGTCCACTTTCAGTTCATTTAATACAGAAATTAGAATTGTCTTATCAAGATCTCTGTTTTGTCCGAGTAGATTCGGATCATATTGATAAATTAATTAATTTTGAAAAAAAGGAAAAACCTCATTCAGAGCTTTCTGAACAAGAAAAACAAAATTTAAAAAATTCGATTCAGCATTATATCATGGAAAAATACAAATTTTCCATACAATTAGAAGATTTGTCCAAAAAAGATTCTCCTTTTTTAATTATCATTCCAGAATATTTAAGAAGAATCAAAGAAATGAATTTTACTATGGGAAAAGACATAGTAGAAAAAGATCAATATTATCAATTGATAGTCAATACAAATCATATTTTTATGAAAAAAATATTAAAAGAAACTTCGGAAGAAGAAAGAAAAAAAATGATCCAAGAAGCTTTAAACTTAACTCTTTTATCCAAAGATTTATTACATGGAAAAAATTTGATGGATTTTATATCAAAAAAATTGAAGGATCTTACTCAAGAATAG
- the ftsY gene encoding signal recognition particle-docking protein FtsY, which produces MFFKKETNKIFNFELKKTRGSFFEKIKNLFSKKSKIDIDILDHIEEILLSADIGTQTTIKIINNLEKRIQKEKYKNSQDIYNLLKEEIENLIEIENVCLETKIKNKNKKPYVILIVGVNGVGKTTTIGKLAFFLKKKGFHVIIGAADTFRAAAIDQIEIWANKAGVPLIKQHMNADPASVVYDTLQSAKSKKKDVVLIDTAGRLQNRINLMEELSKISRVIKKITSEPPHDIMLILDATTGQNALEQVRKFTYFVQISSIILTKIEGTAKGGVVIGIMDQFKIPIQYLGIGEKIQDLKVFDGKKFVNCFFE; this is translated from the coding sequence ATGTTTTTTAAGAAAGAAACAAATAAAATATTCAATTTTGAATTAAAAAAAACTAGAGGATCTTTTTTCGAAAAAATCAAAAATCTTTTTTCGAAAAAATCAAAAATAGATATTGACATTCTTGATCATATAGAAGAGATATTATTATCTGCAGATATAGGAACACAAACTACTATAAAAATTATTAACAATTTAGAAAAAAGAATTCAAAAAGAAAAATATAAAAATTCGCAGGATATTTATAATCTTCTTAAAGAAGAAATTGAAAATCTTATAGAAATTGAAAATGTTTGTTTAGAAACAAAAATCAAGAATAAGAACAAAAAACCATATGTAATCTTGATAGTAGGAGTGAATGGAGTAGGAAAAACAACTACAATTGGAAAGTTAGCTTTTTTTCTAAAAAAAAAAGGGTTTCATGTCATCATAGGTGCTGCAGATACATTTAGAGCTGCTGCTATCGATCAGATTGAAATTTGGGCAAATAAAGCTGGAGTTCCTTTAATCAAACAACATATGAATGCGGATCCAGCTTCTGTAGTATATGATACTTTGCAATCTGCAAAATCCAAAAAAAAAGATGTGGTTCTAATTGATACGGCTGGTCGATTACAAAATCGAATTAATCTTATGGAAGAGCTATCTAAAATAAGTAGAGTCATCAAAAAAATAACATCTGAACCTCCTCATGATATTATGCTGATTTTAGATGCAACAACTGGTCAAAATGCTCTTGAACAGGTTCGAAAATTTACCTATTTTGTTCAAATTTCTTCTATTATTTTAACGAAAATAGAAGGAACAGCCAAAGGAGGAGTAGTAATAGGAATTATGGATCAATTTAAAATTCCTATTCAATATTTGGGAATAGGAGAGAAAATACAAGATTTAAAAGTATTTGATGGAAAAAAATTTGTAAATTGTTTTTTTGAATAA
- a CDS encoding DUF4295 family protein, producing the protein MSKKGGNNQKKKISKKMTLAIRIVKSKKTGCYTFENKMIYSDERINIFFKKSNEL; encoded by the coding sequence ATGTCTAAAAAGGGTGGAAATAATCAAAAAAAAAAGATTTCAAAAAAAATGACTTTAGCCATAAGAATAGTTAAATCTAAAAAAACAGGGTGTTATACTTTTGAGAATAAAATGATTTATTCTGATGAAAGAATCAATATTTTTTTTAAGAAAAGTAATGAATTATAA
- the rpmG gene encoding 50S ribosomal protein L33: MGKRGNRIQVILECTEQRKIGISGCSRYVTTKNKKNTPNRIELKKYNPILRKYTIHKEIK; the protein is encoded by the coding sequence ATGGGAAAAAGGGGAAACAGGATACAAGTTATATTAGAATGTACTGAACAAAGAAAAATTGGAATTTCTGGTTGTTCTAGATATGTAACAACAAAAAATAAAAAAAATACTCCGAACAGAATTGAACTAAAAAAATATAATCCAATATTAAGGAAATATACAATTCATAAGGAAATTAAATAA
- the rpmB gene encoding 50S ribosomal protein L28 yields the protein MSKICELTGKKSMIGNRVSHANNKKKRRFNINLCKKRFFLTQEKKWITLRICVSTVKLINKIGIEKVLKRFKYKY from the coding sequence ATGTCCAAGATTTGTGAATTGACAGGAAAAAAATCAATGATAGGAAATAGAGTTTCTCATGCAAATAACAAAAAAAAACGTCGATTTAACATTAATTTATGTAAAAAACGTTTTTTTTTAACACAAGAAAAAAAGTGGATTACTTTAAGAATTTGCGTTTCTACTGTGAAACTTATCAATAAAATAGGGATAGAAAAAGTTTTAAAACGTTTTAAATATAAATATTAA
- a CDS encoding YebC/PmpR family DNA-binding transcriptional regulator, producing MSGHSKWSNIQHRKSNQDFKKSKKFSKIIKEISIAVKKSGTNNSRFRNAILNARSVNIPKNTIEKAIKKALQIKTDNFKDLNLEGLIHGISIIIECMTNKNIRTISNIRTLLNKNGGRLCHNGELTHFFKKMGVFYIKKKDIHSSIEDFELMIIDFGAQDFKINHGMIHLYIDFESFKSMKNNLEKLKILHEYKVEHIPKQIKSISEEKRKKVLNLIDKLYLDEDVKNIYSNLL from the coding sequence ATGTCAGGACACAGCAAATGGTCAAATATACAACATCGAAAATCAAATCAAGATTTCAAAAAATCCAAAAAATTTTCTAAAATTATTAAAGAAATTTCTATAGCTGTAAAAAAATCAGGAACAAATAATTCTCGTTTTAGAAATGCAATTTTAAATGCAAGATCAGTAAATATCCCTAAAAATACCATAGAAAAAGCTATAAAAAAAGCTTTACAAATCAAAACAGATAATTTTAAAGATTTAAATTTAGAAGGACTAATTCATGGAATCAGTATAATTATAGAATGTATGACGAATAAAAATATTAGAACGATTTCCAATATTAGAACACTATTGAATAAAAATGGAGGAAGATTATGTCATAATGGGGAATTAACTCATTTTTTTAAAAAAATGGGTGTTTTTTATATAAAAAAAAAAGACATTCATTCTTCAATAGAAGATTTCGAACTCATGATAATAGATTTTGGAGCTCAAGATTTTAAAATAAATCACGGTATGATTCATTTGTATATAGATTTTGAATCCTTTAAATCTATGAAAAATAATTTGGAAAAATTAAAAATACTTCATGAATATAAAGTGGAACATATTCCCAAACAAATTAAATCCATTTCAGAAGAAAAAAGGAAGAAAGTTTTAAACTTAATTGATAAACTTTATCTGGATGAAGATGTAAAAAATATTTACTCCAATTTATTATGA
- a CDS encoding DNA recombination protein RmuC, with translation MEFFFRKEFKDQQDEIQKLSKCNRSEIGDSFIDMKNGIIQTVKIFQDSIDKKFQFYIENQDRKFNAIYTSQEKFIQILEKKLEEIRENVNNKLQTSLNVHLGKSFEIIGNQLFFLQEELGEMKILAKDVSSLKRTLNHVKICGSFSEMQLSMLLQQILSPEQYASNVVTKSSTNFVVEFAIKLPGLGNGNMIWLPIDVKFPKETYEKVQEAYRNGGKKNIEIAVKNMESVLKKMSKDIQCKYIDPPYTTDFAILFLPFEGIYAEIIKNSSLLEELLRKYKTVIAGPSTLAAVLNSLQIGFRTLAIQKRSSEVWKILEIVKQEFKKFGLLLHQAQDKLQGASKDIDRLLGVRNNLIDKKLKDIENL, from the coding sequence TTGGAATTTTTCTTTAGAAAAGAATTTAAAGATCAACAAGATGAAATTCAAAAATTGTCTAAATGTAATAGAAGTGAAATCGGGGATTCTTTCATTGACATGAAAAATGGTATAATACAAACTGTGAAAATTTTTCAGGATTCTATTGATAAAAAATTTCAATTTTATATTGAAAATCAAGATAGAAAATTCAATGCTATTTATACTTCACAGGAGAAATTTATTCAAATTCTTGAAAAGAAATTGGAAGAAATCAGAGAAAATGTCAATAATAAACTTCAAACTTCTTTAAATGTACATTTGGGAAAATCATTTGAAATTATTGGAAATCAATTATTCTTTTTACAAGAAGAGTTAGGCGAAATGAAGATTTTAGCAAAAGATGTGAGTTCTTTAAAAAGAACCTTAAATCATGTCAAAATATGTGGAAGTTTTAGTGAAATGCAGCTTTCAATGCTTTTACAACAAATTTTATCTCCAGAACAATATGCTTCAAATGTCGTAACAAAATCTAGTACAAATTTTGTAGTAGAATTTGCAATTAAACTTCCAGGACTTGGAAACGGAAATATGATATGGTTACCTATTGATGTTAAGTTTCCAAAAGAAACTTATGAAAAAGTGCAAGAAGCTTATCGTAATGGGGGGAAAAAAAATATAGAAATAGCTGTAAAAAATATGGAATCTGTGCTAAAAAAAATGTCAAAAGATATTCAATGTAAATATATTGATCCACCATATACAACTGATTTTGCTATTCTTTTCTTACCCTTTGAAGGAATATATGCTGAAATTATAAAAAATTCTAGTTTATTAGAAGAATTGTTAAGAAAATACAAAACAGTGATAGCCGGACCATCTACATTAGCTGCTGTATTAAATAGTTTACAAATTGGATTTCGAACTTTAGCTATTCAAAAAAGAAGTTCTGAAGTGTGGAAGATTTTAGAAATAGTCAAACAAGAATTTAAAAAATTTGGATTGTTACTTCATCAAGCTCAAGATAAATTACAAGGAGCTTCTAAGGATATAGATCGATTGTTAGGTGTTAGAAATAATTTGATAGATAAAAAGTTAAAAGATATAGAAAATTTATAG
- the rho gene encoding transcription termination factor Rho: MFDITELKSKKLFELQEIARLSGLKKCTQLRKNELLEKIISIFNNKKTTEHSKRENPLKKGFKMRKNTESRNSFAENRNINGRKKSISQEHLKISNSKFSEDPIKIQKKHQNFYNWKKNETQNISSSHGIEAGSQKISSNKYRTPEYEFEGIIISEGVLEIMPENYGFLRSSDFNYLSSPDDIYVSQSQIRLFGMKTGDTIRGEVRPPKDGEKYFPLIKILEINGRSPSFVRDRDSFEHLTPLFPNEKFKLAEKNATLSTRIVDLFTPIGKGQRGMIVAPPKTGKTTLLKEIANAIAANHPEVYLIILLIDERPEEVTDMQRNVRGEVIASTFDEPADRHVKVANIVLQKAKRMVECSHDVVILLDSITRLARAYNTVAPASGKVLSGGVDANALHRPKRFFGAARNIENGGSLSIIATAMIDTGSKMDEVIFEEFKGTGNKELQLDRKIANKRIYPAIDLVFSSTRKDDLLLDPNTLQRMWILRKHLSDMNPVEAMEFLRSRMSRTQNNEEFLISMNG; encoded by the coding sequence ATGTTTGATATTACTGAATTAAAAAGTAAAAAACTTTTTGAATTACAGGAGATTGCTCGTTTATCAGGATTGAAAAAATGTACACAATTACGAAAAAACGAACTCCTAGAAAAAATCATTTCCATTTTTAATAATAAAAAGACTACTGAACATTCAAAAAGGGAGAATCCTTTAAAAAAAGGATTTAAAATGCGGAAAAATACTGAGTCTAGAAATTCATTTGCAGAAAACAGAAATATAAATGGTAGAAAAAAATCAATATCTCAAGAACATTTAAAAATTTCTAACTCTAAATTTTCAGAAGACCCCATAAAAATTCAAAAAAAACATCAAAATTTTTATAATTGGAAAAAAAATGAAACTCAAAATATATCATCATCTCACGGAATAGAAGCAGGATCACAAAAAATTTCTTCTAATAAATACCGTACTCCTGAATACGAATTCGAAGGAATAATAATCAGTGAAGGAGTATTGGAAATTATGCCAGAAAATTATGGATTTTTGAGATCTTCCGATTTTAATTATTTATCATCTCCTGATGATATTTACGTTTCCCAATCTCAAATCAGACTTTTTGGAATGAAAACAGGAGATACAATAAGAGGAGAAGTTCGTCCACCTAAAGATGGTGAAAAATATTTTCCTCTCATTAAAATTCTTGAGATTAATGGAAGATCTCCCTCTTTTGTTAGGGATAGAGATTCTTTTGAACATCTGACTCCATTATTTCCGAATGAAAAATTTAAATTAGCTGAAAAAAATGCGACTCTTTCTACAAGAATTGTAGACCTTTTCACTCCTATAGGAAAAGGGCAAAGAGGAATGATTGTTGCTCCTCCTAAAACAGGAAAAACTACTCTGTTAAAAGAAATAGCCAATGCTATTGCGGCTAATCATCCTGAAGTATATTTAATTATATTATTAATTGATGAACGTCCAGAAGAAGTAACGGATATGCAGAGAAACGTAAGAGGAGAAGTAATTGCATCTACTTTTGATGAACCAGCAGATAGACATGTTAAAGTAGCTAATATTGTTTTGCAAAAAGCGAAAAGAATGGTAGAATGTTCACATGACGTTGTTATATTGTTAGATTCTATTACACGTTTAGCTCGTGCCTATAATACTGTTGCTCCTGCATCTGGAAAGGTATTATCAGGAGGAGTAGATGCAAACGCATTACACAGACCTAAAAGATTTTTTGGAGCGGCTAGAAACATAGAAAATGGAGGATCTTTATCAATCATTGCCACAGCTATGATTGATACAGGATCAAAAATGGATGAAGTAATTTTCGAAGAATTTAAAGGTACAGGAAATAAAGAACTTCAATTAGATAGAAAAATAGCTAATAAACGAATTTATCCAGCTATTGATCTTGTTTTTTCTAGTACAAGAAAAGATGATCTTTTACTTGATCCAAACACATTACAGAGAATGTGGATTTTGAGAAAACATCTTTCTGATATGAATCCAGTAGAAGCTATGGAATTTTTAAGATCTAGAATGTCTAGAACTCAAAATAATGAAGAATTTTTGATATCTATGAATGGATAA
- a CDS encoding DUF4293 family protein: protein MLYRIQTLYLLISIFIYSILIYFLCALNKNIMDFFEWNFSFKKTILIFLIICLFLSILSFFLFHQKKLQIFFNKINILINTIHEGFLFFSCSQWNKYTLIMFLFFILCICLLYLTNKAIKKDIELINSINRIR, encoded by the coding sequence ATGTTATATAGGATACAAACATTATACTTACTTATTTCTATTTTTATTTATTCTATTCTCATATACTTTTTATGTGCTTTAAACAAAAATATAATGGATTTTTTTGAATGGAATTTTTCTTTCAAAAAAACAATTTTGATTTTTCTAATTATATGTTTATTTCTATCCATTTTAAGTTTTTTCCTTTTTCATCAAAAAAAGTTGCAAATATTCTTTAATAAAATTAATATACTTATTAATACAATTCATGAAGGATTTCTTTTTTTTTCATGTTCTCAATGGAATAAATACACATTAATTATGTTTCTTTTTTTTATATTATGTATATGTCTTTTATATCTAACAAATAAAGCTATCAAAAAAGATATAGAATTAATCAATTCTATCAATAGAATCCGATAA
- the prfA gene encoding peptide chain release factor 1: MKKTSLLQKLEVSKKEFLEISKSIIQPNIISDQKKYRILLKKYMKLEKIVFLYEEYKKRLASLKEVDFILENDSDMEMKELATTEKYKILENLSSIEKKSYNLLFSSTKEESETEDDRKAVIVELRSGTGGDEACIFVEDILRMYTMYFKKSGWKYKIIHAQKGGIKGYKEIILDLNGEEGVYGNLKFESGVHRVQRIPKTESQGRVHTSAITVAVLPKVQDIEVNINLSDIKKDTFRSSGSGGQHVNKTESAVRLTHIPSKITVECQEERSQHKNFEKAISVLRSKIYQNEKEKRLRKISIKRKSLVSTGDRSIKIRTYNYPKNRVTDHRIHKSIYNLAGFMNGDIQEMINLLKLFENK; encoded by the coding sequence ATGAAAAAAACTTCATTACTTCAAAAGTTAGAAGTTTCTAAAAAGGAATTTTTAGAAATTTCTAAATCAATTATACAACCCAATATTATATCTGATCAAAAAAAATACAGAATACTATTAAAAAAATATATGAAATTAGAGAAAATAGTCTTTCTTTATGAGGAGTACAAAAAAAGATTGGCTTCACTTAAAGAAGTGGATTTCATATTAGAAAACGATTCAGATATGGAAATGAAAGAATTAGCTACAACAGAAAAATACAAAATTTTAGAAAATTTATCTTCTATTGAAAAAAAATCTTATAATCTTCTATTTTCTTCAACAAAAGAAGAATCTGAAACAGAAGATGACAGAAAAGCTGTCATCGTAGAACTCCGTTCTGGAACAGGAGGGGATGAAGCATGCATTTTCGTTGAAGATATATTAAGAATGTATACAATGTATTTCAAAAAATCAGGTTGGAAATATAAAATTATACACGCTCAAAAAGGAGGAATCAAAGGGTATAAAGAAATTATTTTAGATCTCAATGGAGAAGAAGGAGTTTATGGTAACTTAAAATTCGAATCTGGAGTACACAGAGTGCAAAGGATTCCAAAAACGGAATCTCAAGGAAGAGTACACACATCTGCTATAACCGTAGCAGTCCTTCCTAAAGTCCAAGATATAGAAGTAAACATTAATTTATCTGATATAAAAAAAGATACTTTTAGATCTAGTGGATCCGGAGGTCAACATGTTAACAAAACAGAATCTGCTGTACGATTAACTCATATTCCAAGTAAAATTACAGTAGAATGTCAAGAAGAACGCTCTCAACATAAGAATTTTGAAAAAGCGATCAGTGTTTTACGATCAAAAATTTATCAAAATGAAAAAGAAAAAAGATTAAGAAAAATATCCATAAAAAGAAAATCTTTAGTTTCTACAGGAGATCGTTCTATAAAAATTAGAACCTATAATTATCCTAAAAATAGAGTTACGGATCACAGAATTCATAAATCTATTTATAATCTTGCAGGATTTATGAATGGAGACATTCAAGAAATGATTAATCTATTAAAATTATTTGAAAATAAATAA